From Anaerohalosphaera lusitana, one genomic window encodes:
- a CDS encoding uroporphyrinogen decarboxylase family protein — translation MTSRERVLSVFEHELPDRVPCWCGSSVEFWEKAKKELGLDDEGLRLRFKDDFRRVFADYAGPEFPLDDPKAICRTPFGIEREGYGYGQPLSHPLAEATLEDVENYPWPDPAWMDVSKIKSTAQAYDGRFAILGGDWSPFWHDAIDLVGMENLYIKMYSEPEVVDAILKHIVDYYFEVSKRTFDAAADAIDIFFMGNDFGSQTGPLMSPEMFDRFMVPHLARLCDLGHSYGLKTQLHCCGGVYELIPSMIEAGLDGLHAVQTSCRGMDMRKLKFEFGSKIVFNGAIDSHHTLIEKDTQGVVEDTRKVLDTMMPGSGYVAGASHDTILEETPVANVLAMFDAVLRCGLYA, via the coding sequence ATGACATCACGTGAGCGGGTTTTGTCAGTTTTTGAGCATGAGCTGCCTGACCGGGTTCCCTGTTGGTGCGGCAGTTCTGTTGAGTTCTGGGAAAAGGCAAAAAAGGAACTTGGGCTGGACGATGAAGGGTTGAGGCTTCGTTTTAAGGATGACTTCAGGCGGGTCTTCGCTGACTATGCAGGGCCCGAGTTTCCGCTTGACGATCCCAAGGCGATTTGCAGAACACCATTCGGCATCGAGCGTGAGGGTTACGGTTATGGCCAGCCGCTCAGCCATCCGCTGGCAGAGGCAACGCTGGAGGATGTCGAGAACTATCCCTGGCCGGATCCTGCATGGATGGACGTCTCGAAGATCAAGTCGACGGCCCAGGCATATGACGGTCGGTTCGCCATACTCGGCGGTGACTGGTCGCCTTTCTGGCACGATGCTATCGACCTGGTCGGCATGGAAAACCTTTACATCAAGATGTATTCAGAGCCGGAAGTGGTTGATGCTATCCTCAAGCACATTGTCGACTACTATTTCGAAGTGAGCAAACGCACGTTCGATGCGGCGGCGGATGCAATAGACATTTTCTTCATGGGCAACGATTTCGGCAGCCAGACCGGTCCGCTGATGAGCCCCGAGATGTTTGACAGGTTTATGGTGCCACATCTAGCCCGGCTGTGCGACCTTGGCCATTCATACGGCCTCAAAACTCAGCTGCACTGCTGCGGAGGCGTATATGAGCTCATTCCCAGCATGATAGAGGCGGGTCTGGATGGTCTGCACGCGGTTCAGACATCCTGCAGAGGCATGGACATGCGAAAGCTCAAATTCGAATTTGGCAGCAAAATAGTTTTCAATGGAGCAATCGACTCGCATCACACGCTGATCGAAAAAGACACACAGGGCGTGGTTGAAGACACCCGGAAGGTCCTCGATACGATGATGCCCGGCAGCGGATATGTTGCCGGTGCAAGCCATGATACCATTCTTGAAGAAACGCCCGTCGCAAATGTTCTTGCAATGTTCGATGCCGTTTTACGATGTGGGTTGTATGCTTGA
- a CDS encoding type II secretion system protein gives MKKAFTLIELLVVISIIALLLAVMMPALGKVKANAKKVICATNIRQNGQAFALYAADNDGKLYVGPGGPMSSFYSWGGVTMDWDYGYLPGSWNKDTNPYERALNKYLPEDNPVYICPSDPKGDSKLFAPFGTDREPRHNGQAYYTTTGTSYQYNAFLTSVSKYTKMSQVRRASNTPLVFEWPVYDVVRDALRPANWTDKPRWSFHDNSGRGTEPRDVDENGNNTCFVDGHTEYITYVKGKEATAEYDLYDGIR, from the coding sequence ATGAAGAAAGCATTTACCCTGATAGAGTTACTGGTTGTGATCAGTATTATAGCACTGCTGTTGGCAGTGATGATGCCAGCGCTGGGGAAAGTCAAGGCGAACGCTAAGAAAGTAATCTGCGCGACAAATATTCGTCAAAATGGTCAGGCTTTTGCCCTGTATGCGGCTGACAACGATGGAAAGCTGTATGTTGGCCCAGGTGGCCCCATGAGCTCTTTCTACAGCTGGGGCGGAGTGACGATGGACTGGGATTATGGTTATCTGCCGGGGTCATGGAATAAGGATACAAATCCTTATGAGCGGGCGCTAAATAAATATCTTCCTGAAGACAATCCGGTTTATATATGTCCGAGCGACCCTAAGGGCGATAGTAAACTGTTTGCACCTTTTGGTACAGATAGGGAACCACGCCATAATGGGCAGGCATATTACACAACTACCGGTACATCATATCAATATAATGCGTTTCTTACTTCAGTGAGTAAGTACACGAAAATGAGTCAAGTAAGGCGTGCCTCTAATACGCCGCTCGTCTTTGAGTGGCCCGTGTATGACGTCGTCAGAGATGCTTTGCGCCCGGCAAACTGGACAGATAAACCTCGCTGGTCATTCCATGACAATAGTGGTCGCGGAACTGAGCCTAGAGATGTAGATGAAAACGGCAACAATACGTGTTTTGTTGATGGCCATACCGAATACATCACCTACGTCAAGGGCAAGGAGGCTACTGCCGAATACGATCTGTATGACGGCATCAGGTAA